Proteins found in one Subtercola endophyticus genomic segment:
- a CDS encoding TMEM175 family protein: MEKRGTPGQRGKRNGIGRLEAFSDAVLAIVLTLLVLELLPVGAQSPAQLLEKWPAYLAYLAAFLTIGITWINHNEQMSRVRRTDPIVLVLNLGVLLGTSLVPWPTALISEALKEGDQADQFAAMVVFAAVGVLISAPWIALDRYLAGHPALLNSADDVEWMRRHALYSVGTLAVAVISVAVAAISPLAALVLYLVVAAAFLLARLRERTALGQPEDDDG; encoded by the coding sequence ATGGAGAAACGCGGCACACCCGGGCAACGCGGCAAACGCAACGGTATCGGCCGGCTGGAGGCGTTCAGCGACGCGGTACTGGCGATCGTGCTCACGCTGCTGGTGCTCGAGCTTCTTCCCGTCGGGGCACAGTCGCCGGCCCAGCTTCTCGAGAAGTGGCCGGCCTACCTCGCCTACCTGGCCGCATTCCTTACGATCGGTATCACCTGGATCAATCACAACGAGCAAATGTCTCGAGTGCGCCGCACAGACCCGATCGTGTTGGTCTTGAATCTTGGCGTGCTTCTGGGCACCTCACTCGTGCCCTGGCCTACCGCCCTCATTTCCGAAGCGCTGAAGGAGGGCGATCAGGCCGATCAGTTCGCCGCCATGGTCGTCTTCGCCGCTGTGGGCGTGCTCATCAGCGCACCATGGATCGCTCTCGATCGTTACCTGGCGGGCCATCCCGCACTTCTGAACTCTGCCGACGATGTCGAGTGGATGCGCAGACACGCTCTCTACTCCGTCGGAACGCTTGCCGTTGCGGTGATCAGTGTGGCCGTGGCAGCGATCTCACCGCTGGCCGCGCTCGTGCTCTATCTGGTTGTGGCTGCGGCCTTTCTTCTGGCGCGGCTGCGTGAGCGGACTGCGCTCGGGCAGCCCGAAGACGACGACGGGTGA
- a CDS encoding patatin-like phospholipase family protein: MNSTPITPLHVSDGRALVLGGGGAAGNAWLIGVIAGLFDGQLDVTDAELIIGTSAGATAAAQITAATPPQLYADILAAVPPQRPGGGRPASLHGPQGSMVDHLSRTNDVIAAADGPMDVRRRLAASALQLSDALDPARWARWRATVASRLPSPQWPAQSLLVTAVDAHTGDPVEFDRGSGVDLVDAVAASTSGGAPYGIGDGLYLDGGYRRSSENADLAAGYWRVLVLSPFGGRTRMPLEWNMHLAPQIDELREGGSDVETIFPDGAALAAFGDSMMDLSTRLPAARAGYALGRARAAKLTEFWR; the protein is encoded by the coding sequence ATGAATTCAACACCCATTACTCCTCTGCACGTCTCCGACGGTCGGGCCCTCGTGCTCGGCGGTGGCGGAGCGGCAGGAAACGCGTGGCTGATCGGCGTGATCGCCGGTCTTTTCGACGGCCAGCTCGACGTGACCGACGCCGAGCTCATCATCGGCACTTCGGCCGGGGCGACGGCGGCGGCACAGATCACCGCAGCGACACCGCCCCAGCTGTACGCAGACATTCTCGCGGCCGTGCCGCCGCAGCGGCCCGGGGGCGGCAGACCCGCCAGTCTGCACGGCCCCCAGGGCTCGATGGTCGATCACCTCAGCAGAACGAACGATGTCATAGCTGCCGCCGATGGGCCGATGGATGTTCGCCGCAGACTGGCCGCGTCGGCCCTCCAGCTGAGCGATGCACTCGACCCGGCTCGGTGGGCGCGCTGGCGTGCCACCGTCGCCAGCCGACTACCCAGCCCGCAGTGGCCTGCGCAATCCTTGCTCGTCACGGCTGTCGATGCGCACACCGGCGATCCGGTCGAGTTCGACCGTGGCAGCGGAGTCGATCTCGTCGATGCCGTTGCAGCCAGCACATCTGGCGGTGCTCCGTACGGCATCGGCGACGGACTCTATCTCGATGGCGGCTATCGGCGATCGAGCGAGAACGCCGACCTCGCGGCCGGATACTGGCGTGTGCTCGTGCTGTCGCCGTTCGGGGGCCGAACGCGCATGCCACTCGAGTGGAACATGCATCTCGCGCCGCAGATCGACGAACTGCGTGAGGGTGGCAGCGACGTCGAGACCATCTTTCCCGACGGCGCGGCGCTCGCCGCATTCGGCGACAGCATGATGGACCTCTCGACCCGCCTGCCGGCCGCTCGAGCCGGGTATGCGCTGGGCAGAGCTCGTGCTGCGAAGCTCACCGAGTTCTGGAGGTGA
- a CDS encoding MerR family transcriptional regulator — translation MTTLTLMTIQDASQRTRLSEPTLRYYEEVGLSGPIARDERSGHRRYRDQDIDTLQALACLRAMGVGIEDMRTYQANRMIGRSMAAEQRDLLTKHALRIEREIATLHVHLNYLEAKAGLWDARDRDDAQAEAAASERVNAMLGELEAVLS, via the coding sequence ATGACCACACTGACACTGATGACCATTCAGGATGCATCGCAGCGCACTCGGCTCAGCGAGCCGACCCTGCGCTATTACGAAGAGGTCGGGCTCAGCGGCCCGATCGCCCGAGACGAACGAAGCGGCCACCGGCGCTACCGCGACCAAGACATCGATACTCTGCAGGCGCTGGCCTGCCTGCGCGCGATGGGTGTCGGCATCGAAGACATGCGCACGTACCAGGCGAACCGGATGATCGGGCGATCCATGGCCGCCGAACAGCGTGATCTGCTCACCAAGCACGCGCTCCGCATCGAGCGCGAGATCGCCACGCTGCACGTGCACCTGAACTACCTCGAGGCGAAGGCCGGGCTGTGGGATGCGCGCGACCGCGACGACGCGCAGGCAGAAGCGGCGGCGAGCGAACGGGTCAATGCGATGCTCGGCGAGCTCGAGGCTGTGCTGTCATGA
- a CDS encoding NAD-dependent epimerase/dehydratase family protein → MSRVLVTGGNGYLGTRLIADLLLGGTEVRTTVRSAASEPGLREALRRAGADDSGLEIVHASLTEDEGWASAAAGVDGVYHVASPMIQSANPDDIVIPARDGALRVLRAARDARVPRVVLTSSFAAIGYSPKPVRDYDESDWTDPATPGLAAYPLSKAVAERAAWDFIEREGDETELVVVNPTWIAGPTLTVDARSSLQLFAGMLSGAMTQVPRQRFGIADVRDVAAVHIAAMTTPGAAGKRYLALADGATLTFLDVAQVLRSRLGAFASRVPTEEAPGDEPAPLVIHNDRAKAELGFRPRPAVDTIVETAESLRDLGLV, encoded by the coding sequence ATGAGCCGCGTGTTGGTGACGGGCGGTAACGGATACCTCGGAACGCGCCTCATCGCCGACCTGCTGCTCGGCGGCACCGAGGTGCGCACGACAGTCCGCAGCGCTGCGAGCGAACCGGGCCTGCGCGAGGCGCTGCGGCGAGCCGGAGCCGACGACAGCGGGCTCGAGATCGTGCACGCGAGCCTGACCGAAGACGAGGGGTGGGCATCCGCTGCCGCCGGCGTCGACGGGGTCTACCACGTCGCGTCGCCGATGATTCAGTCGGCCAACCCCGACGACATCGTGATTCCCGCCCGCGACGGAGCGCTGCGGGTGCTGCGCGCGGCTCGGGATGCCCGGGTGCCCCGCGTCGTTCTGACGTCGTCGTTCGCCGCCATCGGGTACTCCCCCAAGCCGGTGCGCGACTACGACGAGAGCGACTGGACCGATCCGGCGACGCCAGGACTCGCCGCGTACCCGCTCTCGAAAGCCGTCGCCGAGCGCGCCGCGTGGGATTTCATCGAGCGCGAAGGTGACGAGACCGAGCTCGTGGTCGTCAATCCGACGTGGATCGCCGGGCCGACGCTGACAGTGGATGCCCGCTCTTCCCTTCAGCTCTTTGCCGGCATGCTCAGCGGCGCCATGACGCAGGTTCCTCGGCAGCGCTTCGGTATCGCCGATGTGCGTGACGTCGCCGCCGTGCACATTGCCGCGATGACAACGCCCGGGGCTGCTGGAAAGCGCTACCTGGCGCTCGCCGACGGTGCGACGCTCACGTTTCTCGACGTGGCGCAGGTGCTGCGGTCGCGGCTCGGTGCGTTCGCCTCACGGGTGCCGACCGAGGAAGCGCCGGGCGACGAGCCGGCGCCGCTGGTCATCCACAACGACCGCGCGAAGGCCGAGCTGGGCTTTCGGCCCCGCCCGGCGGTCGACACGATCGTCGAGACGGCCGAAAGCCTGCGCGACCTCGGGCTCGTCTGA
- a CDS encoding aldo/keto reductase yields MNEITLNNGVTMPALGFGVFQSAPEETAEAVRVALETGYRHIDTAAAYGNEKQVGEGLRRSGIPRSEIFIETKVWVSDFGYEQTLHAFEKATRKLGFDQIDLLILHQPAPSRFEQTIGAYTALEKLLADGSVRSIGVSNFMRHHLDELAAGTTVVPALNQIELHPYFAQPDVQAADAETGILTQAWSPIGGITFYPAYAGDGRASVMQDPTIGEIADARGKTPAQVMLRWHLQQGRSAIPKSTNPTRIAENFDVFDFELGDDDVARINALDTGVRGGPDPDGADTTRFDRVIPED; encoded by the coding sequence ATGAACGAAATCACACTGAACAACGGTGTCACCATGCCCGCCCTCGGCTTCGGAGTCTTCCAGAGCGCGCCCGAAGAAACCGCCGAGGCCGTGCGTGTCGCCCTCGAGACCGGCTACCGGCACATCGACACTGCGGCCGCCTACGGCAACGAGAAGCAGGTGGGCGAGGGGTTACGACGGTCGGGCATTCCTCGAAGCGAGATCTTCATCGAAACGAAAGTGTGGGTCAGCGACTTCGGTTACGAGCAGACCCTGCACGCGTTCGAGAAGGCCACGCGCAAACTCGGCTTCGACCAGATCGATCTGCTCATTCTGCACCAGCCCGCGCCGAGCCGCTTCGAACAGACGATCGGTGCGTACACCGCTCTCGAAAAACTGCTCGCCGACGGGTCGGTTCGCTCCATCGGCGTCAGTAATTTCATGCGTCATCACCTCGACGAACTCGCCGCAGGCACCACGGTCGTGCCTGCGCTGAATCAGATCGAGCTGCATCCCTACTTCGCCCAGCCCGACGTGCAGGCGGCTGACGCCGAGACGGGAATCCTCACTCAGGCCTGGTCGCCCATCGGCGGCATCACGTTCTACCCGGCGTATGCGGGCGACGGCAGAGCAAGTGTGATGCAAGACCCGACCATCGGCGAGATCGCGGATGCCCGGGGCAAAACCCCTGCGCAGGTGATGTTGCGCTGGCACCTGCAGCAGGGTCGCTCGGCCATTCCCAAGTCGACGAATCCGACGCGCATCGCAGAGAACTTCGACGTGTTCGACTTCGAGCTCGGCGACGACGACGTCGCTCGCATCAACGCCCTCGACACCGGAGTGCGCGGCGGCCCAGACCCCGACGGCGCTGACACGACCCGCTTCGACCGCGTCATTCCCGAAGACTGA
- a CDS encoding NADP-dependent oxidoreductase: protein MNETMRALRAHQRGGPEQLQLDTIALPTLGPGEVLVEVYATAITFAELTWDETWTHLPAIPGHEFSGVVAALSDDAAGVSVGDEVYGLIRFELEGAAAEYVAVPTADLARKPARLTHAQTAALPLAALTAWQALFDVAAVSEDDRVLVQGGAGGVGIFAVQLAKSVGATVTTTVRGDGVALATSLGADEIIDTDTDDFTERGRRFDVVIDTIGGDALQNSFEVIVEGGRLVTLQGPPDQARAAAAGVEATFFIVAPDVDELDRLSDLADRGELDVVIASTFSLEQGRAAFESGAGTHRAPGKTVLIVRE, encoded by the coding sequence ATGAACGAAACGATGAGAGCCCTGCGAGCGCACCAGCGGGGCGGCCCCGAGCAGCTGCAGCTCGACACGATTGCTCTGCCGACGCTCGGGCCGGGCGAGGTGCTGGTCGAGGTGTACGCCACCGCCATCACCTTCGCCGAGCTGACGTGGGACGAAACGTGGACGCACCTTCCGGCCATTCCCGGCCACGAGTTCTCGGGCGTGGTCGCGGCGTTGTCAGACGACGCGGCGGGCGTCTCGGTGGGTGATGAGGTCTACGGGCTCATCCGGTTCGAGTTGGAGGGAGCCGCAGCAGAGTACGTCGCCGTGCCGACGGCCGATCTGGCACGCAAACCCGCTCGTCTGACGCACGCGCAGACGGCCGCGCTGCCGCTCGCTGCTCTCACGGCGTGGCAGGCGCTCTTCGATGTTGCGGCCGTCAGTGAGGATGATCGGGTGCTCGTTCAGGGCGGAGCGGGCGGCGTCGGCATCTTCGCTGTTCAGCTCGCGAAATCGGTCGGCGCCACCGTAACGACAACCGTTCGAGGCGACGGCGTGGCTCTCGCGACCTCGCTCGGCGCCGACGAGATCATCGACACCGACACCGACGACTTCACGGAGCGGGGCAGGCGATTCGACGTGGTGATCGACACGATCGGTGGGGATGCTCTACAGAACTCCTTCGAGGTCATCGTCGAGGGCGGCCGGCTCGTCACGCTGCAGGGGCCGCCCGATCAGGCCCGGGCCGCGGCCGCGGGCGTCGAGGCGACGTTCTTCATCGTGGCGCCCGACGTCGACGAGCTCGACCGACTCTCCGACCTCGCCGACCGCGGCGAACTCGACGTCGTGATCGCGAGCACGTTCTCACTCGAGCAGGGCCGGGCGGCGTTCGAAAGCGGCGCGGGTACCCACCGTGCGCCGGGCAAGACGGTACTCATTGTGCGCGAATAG
- a CDS encoding TetR/AcrR family transcriptional regulator, producing the protein MRSDAQQNVVSLLDAAKTVFARSGVDAPAKEITDLAGVGVGTLYRHFPRRSDLIVAVMQNEIDECIAAAEQLAATLGPWDALLGSIDRFADFVGTKSGLGAALHSGDPAYDGLPGRLLDQFVPVFDELLTRAVDAGCARADVTAREVLLTVALLCQAGQAGQAGQPGQPTQPGQPTQPDQPIQPIPPAANRRMIRIFVDGLAGTGIRAQAAPQ; encoded by the coding sequence GTGCGCTCCGACGCCCAGCAGAACGTCGTCTCACTGCTCGACGCCGCCAAGACCGTCTTCGCCCGCAGCGGTGTGGATGCTCCCGCCAAAGAGATCACCGACCTCGCCGGCGTGGGCGTCGGTACCCTCTACCGGCACTTTCCGCGCCGCTCCGACCTCATTGTCGCGGTCATGCAGAACGAGATCGACGAGTGCATCGCCGCCGCCGAACAGCTCGCCGCCACCCTCGGCCCGTGGGATGCGCTGCTCGGCTCAATCGACCGGTTCGCCGATTTTGTCGGCACCAAGAGCGGCCTCGGTGCGGCCCTGCATTCCGGCGACCCGGCTTACGACGGCCTGCCCGGCCGGCTGCTCGACCAGTTTGTGCCCGTCTTCGACGAGCTGCTCACCCGCGCCGTCGACGCCGGATGCGCGCGCGCCGACGTCACCGCCCGCGAAGTTCTGCTCACCGTCGCTCTGCTCTGCCAAGCTGGGCAGGCCGGACAGGCCGGACAGCCCGGACAACCCACCCAGCCCGGACAGCCCACCCAGCCCGATCAGCCCATCCAGCCCATCCCGCCCGCCGCGAACCGCCGCATGATCCGCATCTTCGTCGATGGTCTCGCCGGCACTGGCATTCGCGCGCAAGCCGCGCCACAGTAG
- a CDS encoding aldo/keto reductase, whose product MQYRNLGRTGITVSAYGLGALMFATSVGNPDPEDSARIIHRALDAGINLIDTADAYADSEEVVGKALKGRRDAVVLTTKFGRPVDSDPNHRGTSRRWIMTAVENSLRRLQTDYIDVYQIHRLDPTTDIDETLSALTDLVRAGKVRAIGSSNTPASYMVEAQWMSERRGFERFHTEQPPYSLLNRSIESEVLAVAQQYGMGILTWGPLGQGMLTGRVRRGGGTDVIRAKFLSSFADERRLDAVEQLIPLAAEAGLSMPHLAMAFATTHPGVSSALLGARTMEQLDDLLAGVDTVLSDEVLDRIDAIVPPGTDVGTLDQAYVPPAIAQLSLRRRPLAERGAPSPALSK is encoded by the coding sequence ATGCAGTATAGAAACCTCGGCAGAACCGGCATCACCGTGAGCGCATACGGCCTTGGCGCGCTCATGTTCGCTACGTCAGTCGGCAATCCCGACCCCGAAGACTCCGCCAGAATCATCCACCGGGCACTGGATGCCGGCATCAACCTCATCGACACTGCCGACGCCTATGCAGACTCAGAAGAGGTGGTCGGCAAGGCGCTGAAGGGGCGGCGCGACGCTGTCGTACTGACGACCAAGTTCGGGCGGCCGGTCGATTCCGACCCGAACCACCGCGGCACCTCGCGGCGCTGGATCATGACCGCCGTGGAGAACTCGCTGCGACGACTGCAGACCGACTACATCGACGTGTACCAGATTCACCGGCTCGACCCCACGACCGACATCGATGAGACGCTTTCGGCGCTCACCGATCTGGTTCGGGCGGGCAAGGTGCGCGCGATCGGGTCGTCGAACACTCCCGCGTCGTACATGGTCGAGGCGCAATGGATGTCGGAGCGGCGCGGATTCGAGCGATTCCACACCGAGCAGCCGCCGTACTCGCTGTTGAACCGCAGCATCGAGAGCGAAGTGCTTGCGGTGGCGCAGCAGTACGGCATGGGTATTTTGACCTGGGGGCCGCTCGGCCAAGGCATGCTCACCGGCCGAGTTCGTCGGGGCGGAGGCACCGACGTGATCCGCGCGAAGTTTCTGTCGTCGTTCGCAGACGAGCGCCGGCTCGACGCGGTGGAGCAGCTGATTCCGCTTGCCGCAGAGGCCGGGCTGTCGATGCCGCACCTCGCGATGGCCTTCGCGACCACGCACCCGGGTGTGTCGAGTGCGCTGCTGGGTGCTCGCACGATGGAGCAGCTCGACGACCTGCTCGCCGGGGTCGACACCGTGCTCTCTGACGAGGTACTCGACCGCATCGACGCCATTGTTCCGCCCGGCACTGACGTCGGCACCCTCGATCAGGCCTACGTGCCCCCGGCCATCGCGCAGCTGTCGCTGCGTCGCCGACCCCTCGCCGAGCGCGGGGCGCCCTCGCCTGCCTTGTCGAAGTGA
- a CDS encoding ArsR/SmtB family transcription factor → MPVAQLIPVRDLQSCCAPLTREAISPQNAESLARSLKALADPARLRLLSMVAAHEDGEACVCDLTDPLGLSQPTVSHHLKVLVDAGYLTVSKRGTWHYYRLVSGALDSAATLLTTV, encoded by the coding sequence ATGCCCGTCGCTCAGCTGATTCCCGTTCGTGACCTGCAGTCGTGCTGTGCACCGTTGACCCGCGAGGCCATCTCCCCGCAGAACGCCGAATCGCTGGCCCGATCGCTGAAGGCGCTCGCTGACCCGGCGCGGCTCCGCCTGCTCTCGATGGTCGCCGCGCACGAAGACGGTGAGGCGTGCGTCTGTGACCTCACCGACCCCCTCGGCCTGTCGCAGCCCACGGTCTCGCACCACCTGAAAGTGCTGGTGGATGCCGGATACCTCACCGTTTCGAAGCGTGGCACCTGGCACTACTACCGCCTGGTCTCCGGCGCCCTCGACTCGGCCGCCACCCTGCTGACCACCGTCTGA
- a CDS encoding arsenate reductase ArsC — MTQPTVLFVCVHNAGRSQMAAGYMRQLSGGRVTVLSGGSEPGDSINPVAVAAMAEEGIDIAGEVPSILQTEDVRGSDVVITMGCGDACPIFPGKRYEDWQLTDPAGKAIDEVRPIRDDIKRRIEALLEEITAAG; from the coding sequence ATGACTCAGCCCACCGTGTTGTTCGTCTGCGTGCACAATGCCGGCCGATCCCAGATGGCGGCCGGCTACATGCGGCAGCTCAGCGGTGGCCGGGTGACGGTGCTGTCGGGCGGTTCTGAGCCCGGCGACTCGATCAACCCCGTCGCGGTGGCGGCGATGGCCGAAGAAGGCATCGATATCGCGGGCGAAGTGCCGAGCATCCTGCAGACCGAAGACGTTCGGGGGTCAGACGTGGTGATCACCATGGGCTGCGGCGATGCCTGCCCCATTTTTCCGGGCAAACGTTACGAAGACTGGCAACTGACCGACCCCGCCGGCAAAGCGATCGACGAGGTGCGGCCGATTCGCGACGACATCAAACGGCGCATCGAAGCGCTGTTAGAAGAGATCACCGCCGCCGGGTGA
- a CDS encoding SDR family NAD(P)-dependent oxidoreductase, which translates to MTDHELISTRFDASSTADEVLSGIDLGGLQAVVTGGASGIGAETARALAAAEATVTLAVRNTRQGDAVADSIAAAGRSSGPAAGAQNPREAQRPRAVQHPRVAQLDLADPASIDRFVHNWRGPLHLLINNAGVVTGGLEGTAAGYELQFATNHLGHFALATGLHDALALGAADRGGARIVSLSSTAHMRSNVDFDDLQFESRPYDPQLAYAQSKTANSLFAVEATRLWASDGIVANAVNPGGVATGLQRNFTPQQKASLDAAEAAGVFTYKTVEQGASTTLVAAVSPEFAHTGGHYLDDCREAYTVPDEATLAEHPHGVKRWALDPAAAERLWAVSTGLLRG; encoded by the coding sequence ATGACCGATCATGAACTCATCTCCACACGCTTCGACGCCTCGAGCACCGCCGACGAGGTGCTGAGCGGCATCGACCTCGGCGGCCTGCAAGCCGTCGTGACGGGCGGAGCGTCGGGCATCGGAGCCGAGACCGCCCGCGCGCTTGCCGCGGCCGAGGCTACGGTCACACTCGCGGTGCGCAACACGCGGCAGGGTGATGCGGTTGCCGACTCGATCGCGGCCGCGGGGCGGTCATCCGGCCCTGCGGCCGGGGCTCAGAATCCGCGCGAGGCTCAGCGCCCGCGCGCAGTCCAGCACCCGCGCGTGGCTCAGCTCGACCTGGCCGACCCCGCCAGCATCGATCGCTTCGTGCACAACTGGCGTGGCCCCCTGCACCTGCTGATCAACAACGCCGGCGTTGTCACGGGCGGTCTCGAAGGAACGGCCGCGGGGTACGAGCTGCAATTCGCCACCAACCACCTCGGGCATTTTGCACTCGCAACCGGGCTGCACGACGCCCTTGCGCTCGGCGCGGCAGACCGTGGGGGCGCCCGTATCGTTTCGCTCAGCTCGACGGCGCACATGAGGTCGAACGTCGACTTCGACGACCTGCAGTTCGAGTCTCGGCCCTACGATCCGCAACTCGCCTACGCTCAGTCGAAGACGGCGAATTCCCTGTTTGCGGTCGAGGCCACTCGGCTCTGGGCATCCGACGGCATCGTTGCGAACGCCGTCAACCCCGGGGGAGTCGCGACCGGTTTGCAGCGCAACTTCACGCCGCAGCAGAAGGCGTCGCTCGATGCGGCGGAGGCGGCCGGAGTGTTCACGTACAAGACGGTCGAGCAGGGAGCATCCACCACCCTCGTCGCCGCTGTCTCGCCCGAGTTCGCCCACACGGGCGGCCACTACCTCGACGATTGTCGGGAGGCTTACACGGTGCCCGACGAGGCTACGCTCGCCGAGCATCCGCACGGGGTGAAGCGCTGGGCGCTCGACCCCGCGGCAGCCGAGCGGCTCTGGGCGGTCTCGACCGGGCTTCTTCGCGGCTGA
- a CDS encoding TetR/AcrR family transcriptional regulator — translation MGATNIDTTATPTATPTPTPTATATAADTDRRVRVLESALTTFARYGYRKTSMDQVANDADISRPGLYFLFTSKETIFRAAVTQALNNDLSAADAALSSDRALAERLLDAFDHWAGSYVGPLARDIAGVIDDNPRLLGDIVTTAPQRFEGLITQALASDRSPDRASALARTLISTSIGLKHQVDLRAEYRDRLRVALELLGL, via the coding sequence ATGGGTGCGACGAACATCGACACGACGGCAACACCAACGGCAACGCCAACGCCAACGCCAACCGCAACGGCAACGGCCGCCGACACCGATCGGCGAGTTCGGGTGCTTGAATCGGCACTGACGACGTTCGCCCGGTACGGCTACCGCAAGACCTCCATGGATCAGGTGGCAAACGACGCCGACATCTCGCGGCCCGGGCTCTACTTTCTGTTCACCTCGAAAGAGACGATCTTCCGCGCTGCAGTGACCCAGGCCCTCAACAACGACCTCTCAGCGGCCGACGCCGCCCTGAGCAGCGACCGCGCCCTGGCCGAGCGCCTGCTCGACGCCTTCGACCACTGGGCGGGTTCGTATGTCGGACCCCTCGCTCGCGACATCGCGGGGGTGATCGACGACAACCCCCGCCTGCTCGGCGACATCGTCACGACGGCGCCGCAGCGCTTCGAAGGGTTGATCACTCAGGCCCTCGCCTCCGATCGGTCACCCGACCGGGCATCCGCTCTGGCTCGAACCCTCATCAGCACCTCGATCGGCCTCAAGCATCAGGTCGACTTGCGGGCCGAATACCGAGATCGACTGAGGGTTGCTCTCGAGCTGCTGGGGCTCTGA
- a CDS encoding FAD-dependent monooxygenase encodes MAIVGAGPTGMMLAAELALAGVDVRLLERRPTQQLAGSRAGGLQSRTIEVFDQRGIADRFLEAGTTAQVQRFGEVTLDISDFPTRHPYGLGLWQNRIEAILAEWIRELGVSVEYGCEVTGVEADDTGVTVRVAGGHPDVAGDAPGPMKDSAKALGDDDVRAQYVVGCDGGRSAVRKAAGIAFEGWEATVSNLVAEVEYGVEPERGMRKDKDGGGSNGIGPIEKGSSTIRVVVTENELKPGAAEPTLADLSEAMVAVWGTDFGVHSPTWISRFTDAARQAVAYRAGRILLAGDAAHVHYPAGGQGLNIGVQDAVNLGWKLAQVVAGVSPASLLDTYEAERHPVAAQVLQDTLAQVGLRRADARSKAVASAVADLLSLDQARKHVGARLSGLGVHYDLGPEASAAGAAEHPLLGRRMPDLDLLVEARPLRASELLHDARPVLLDFSRAFVGDLVSEWSSRVKIVRATCAGPWELPEIGAVPAPTAVLVRPDGYVAWVGSTGADANVDSDAHTDADVVAELIEALIRWVGRP; translated from the coding sequence GTGGCGATTGTCGGAGCAGGGCCGACCGGCATGATGCTGGCGGCCGAGCTGGCGCTGGCGGGGGTGGATGTTCGGCTGCTCGAACGGCGACCGACGCAGCAGCTCGCGGGGTCGCGGGCCGGCGGCCTGCAGTCGCGCACCATCGAGGTGTTCGACCAGCGCGGCATCGCCGACCGCTTTCTCGAGGCGGGCACGACGGCTCAGGTACAGCGATTCGGCGAAGTCACGCTCGACATCAGCGATTTTCCGACGCGACACCCCTACGGGCTGGGGCTGTGGCAGAACCGCATCGAGGCAATTCTCGCGGAGTGGATTCGGGAGCTCGGGGTCAGCGTCGAGTACGGGTGCGAGGTGACGGGGGTCGAGGCCGACGATACCGGGGTGACCGTGCGAGTGGCGGGCGGGCATCCGGATGTCGCGGGCGACGCCCCGGGCCCGATGAAGGACTCTGCGAAAGCGCTCGGCGACGACGACGTGCGGGCGCAGTATGTGGTCGGCTGCGATGGCGGCCGAAGCGCGGTGCGCAAGGCGGCGGGCATCGCGTTCGAGGGGTGGGAGGCGACCGTCAGCAACCTCGTGGCCGAGGTCGAGTACGGCGTCGAACCCGAGCGGGGCATGCGCAAAGACAAAGACGGCGGGGGCAGCAACGGCATCGGTCCTATCGAGAAGGGGTCGTCGACCATCCGTGTCGTCGTCACCGAGAACGAGCTGAAACCGGGCGCCGCGGAACCGACGCTCGCCGACCTGAGCGAGGCGATGGTCGCCGTGTGGGGCACCGATTTCGGGGTGCACTCCCCCACCTGGATCTCGCGCTTCACCGACGCCGCGCGCCAGGCCGTCGCGTATCGGGCCGGGCGCATCCTGCTCGCCGGAGACGCGGCCCACGTGCACTATCCGGCCGGCGGGCAGGGGCTCAATATCGGGGTGCAAGACGCTGTGAATCTCGGGTGGAAGCTCGCCCAGGTGGTGGCCGGAGTCTCGCCGGCGTCACTGCTCGACACCTACGAGGCCGAGCGGCATCCGGTCGCAGCGCAGGTGCTGCAAGACACGCTGGCGCAGGTGGGCCTGCGGCGGGCGGATGCCCGGTCGAAAGCCGTGGCGTCGGCCGTCGCCGACCTGCTCTCGCTCGACCAGGCCCGCAAACACGTCGGGGCACGGCTCTCGGGGCTCGGCGTGCACTACGACCTCGGGCCGGAGGCAAGCGCAGCGGGCGCTGCCGAGCACCCGCTTCTGGGGCGACGGATGCCCGACCTCGACCTGCTCGTCGAGGCCCGCCCCCTGCGCGCCTCAGAGCTGCTGCACGACGCGCGCCCCGTTCTGCTCGACTTCAGTCGAGCGTTCGTCGGTGATCTCGTCTCCGAGTGGAGTAGCCGCGTGAAGATCGTTCGCGCAACCTGCGCGGGCCCGTGGGAACTACCCGAGATCGGTGCGGTACCGGCGCCGACGGCCGTGCTGGTGCGCCCCGACGGGTACGTCGCGTGGGTGGGCAGCACCGGCGCCGATGCCAACGTCGACTCCGACGCCCACACCGACGCCGACGTGGTCGCCGAGCTGATCGAAGCGCTCATCCGCTGGGTCGGTCGGCCCTGA